The following DNA comes from Buttiauxella agrestis.
TCTCCATGCCTAGCGCGGCAATACCACCACAGCTACCCTGAAGCGTTTTGCGCTTCACGATAACGCCCAGTGACATACCAAATATCACCAGAATAAAAATGGCAAAAGTGGCTAAAAATACAGTCAGCATAACGACTCCCGTCAGCCGCCGAAGTCATCAAGCATGATGTTCTCATCCTCGACACCCAGGTCTTTGAGCATTTTGATAACCGCAGCATTCATCATTGGCGGCCCACACATATAGAATTCGCAGTCTTCTGGAGCTGGATGGCTACGAAGATAGTTTTCCAGTAATACGTTGTGGATGAAGCCAGTGTAGCCCGTCCAGTTATCTTCTGGTTGCGGATCAGAAAGCGCCACATTGAAGGTAAAGTTCGGGTTTTCCTGCGCCAGTTTTTCAAACTCATCTTCGTAGAACATTTCTCGCAGAGAACGAGCGCCGTACCAGAAGCTGATTTTGCGGGTGCTATGAAGGCGTTTAAGCTGATCAAAGATGTGTGAACGCATTGGCGCCATACCGGCCCCACCGCCAATAAACACCATTTCCGCATCCGTTTCCTTGGCGAAGAACTCACCAAACGGCCCGGAAATTGTCACTTTATCGCCCGCTTTCAGCGACCAGATGTACGAGGACATTATGCCTGGAGGAGCATCTGGCACATTCGGTGGAGGCGTAGCAATACGCACGTTCAGCATGATGATGCCAGCTTCATCCGGGTAGTTCGCCATCGAGTAAGCGCGGACACACGGCTCTTTCACCACTGATTTGAAACGGAAAAGGTTAAACTTATCCCAGTCACCGCGATATTCCTGCGGAACATCGAAGTCCTGGTAGTTAACTTCA
Coding sequences within:
- the nqrM gene encoding (Na+)-NQR maturation NqrM translates to MLTVFLATFAIFILVIFGMSLGVIVKRKTLQGSCGGIAALGMEKVCNCPEPCDARKKRIAKAERQAKLQQNRII
- the nqrF gene encoding NADH:ubiquinone reductase (Na(+)-transporting) subunit F — encoded protein: MEIILGVVMFTLIVLALALLILFAKSKLVNSGDVLIEINNEADKQFHAPAGDKLLNTLSNQGIFISSACGGGGSCGQCRVTIKEGGGDILPTELSHITKREAKEGCRLACQVAVKQDMKIELPEEIFGVKKWECEVISNDNKATFIKELKLRIPDGEVVPFRAGGYIQIESPPHEVNYQDFDVPQEYRGDWDKFNLFRFKSVVKEPCVRAYSMANYPDEAGIIMLNVRIATPPPNVPDAPPGIMSSYIWSLKAGDKVTISGPFGEFFAKETDAEMVFIGGGAGMAPMRSHIFDQLKRLHSTRKISFWYGARSLREMFYEDEFEKLAQENPNFTFNVALSDPQPEDNWTGYTGFIHNVLLENYLRSHPAPEDCEFYMCGPPMMNAAVIKMLKDLGVEDENIMLDDFGG